A segment of the Candidatus Izimaplasma bacterium HR1 genome:
AATTAGAAGCCGTAAATGGTGATGATTACGTTCATATAGAATTTGTTTCAGAGCAGGATGAGAATGAAATTGAAAGAAAATACCAAATTCATGAACGAATCAATAATGTTGAAAAAGAACAAGAAATTAAAGTGTCTCTAGAAGAAAATGAATATCAAATTGAAATTAAAGATGGCGAAAACGAATATAGATTAGAAAAAGAAATGGAAGGCTCTGAATACCAATATAAATTAGAATACAAAATCAACGGGATAGAAGGAGAAGCAATAATAACTGAATCAGTTGATGTTAATGGTAATATTGTTTATCAATATCAAATCAAAGAAGGAAGCAATGAAAAAGAAATAGAACATGGTAGACCTAACTACGAACATGAAGACGATGACGAGGATGAAGAAGACGATGAGGATGATGAGGATGATAGTGGTAATGGTGAAAATAATGGGAAAACCGGAAATAAAATGGAAGAAAAAAATAAAATATATTTAATTTAGGAGAAAAAAAATAAGTTGAGTTGTATATATTATCAAAGGAGTGAATTATATGAAAAAATTATTATTTATAGGACTAGCATTAATAACTGCATTCACACTAAGTGGATGTACAACAGCAGACAACGAAAATTTAGAAATTTTAGCAGCAGATCTAGGTAGTGAAGAAAGCCTTGCTACTTTATCATATTTATCAACAGGATTCTTAGATTTCAGTACAGAAGCAGTTGTTGCTTCTAACATGTCATTCTTAAGTGCTACTGATGGGGTTGCAGAACCAACAACAGTTATAGAGGGAGAATTGGACGAAGTAAATGTTTATATCGATCGTTTAAAAGCTCTAATCGATAATGGTGTAGAAAGTTTTGGTAGTGTATTAGAAGAAGAAAGTGATAATGAATTATATGCTTTCAAACTTACATTTACTGTAAATGAAGAAGTCTATGTTATTTATTACAATATTGATGAGGTAACTAATGAAATGACAGGTATTATTGTTATTGGTGATGTTGAATACGAGTTTGAAGTTATGGATAACATCAAAGAATATGAACATAATCAAGAAGATAAACCAGAAAGTCACAAAGAAGAAGACGATGAAGATGATGAGGAAAATACCAATGGAAATCGTAATACCTCAGACGATAATGAAGTAGATACTGAGGATTTAGATTCTGAAGACGATGATGAAGTAGATACTGAAGATAACGAAACAAAAATGGTATTAATCGCTACAAATGGTGAAGATACAATTAAAATAATTTATAAAAATGAACTTGAAGATGGTGAATTTGAAACTAAGTTCTACATTGAACAAACAATTGATGGAATCGAAAAACGAGTAACATTGAAAATTGAAGTAGAAAATAATGAAACAAAAGTCAAAATTACAGATGGTGAAGATGAATATACCTTCAAAAAAGAATTAGAAGAAGAAGGTACAGTTTATAAACTTCAATATGAAGTTGATGGTGTAAAAGGTATGGTTAGAATTACAGAAGTTGTAGATGAAGAAGGAAATATCACTTATGAATACTTCATCCAAGAAGCTGGAAGAGAAAAGCATACTGAAAAACAAGAACCAAATTCACATTTCGATGATGAAGATGAAGAAGAGAACGAAGATGAAGAAGAGAGTGAAGCCTAAACTCTCACTAAAGTCCACCTTTATAAATTAGCAAACCCAGTCTAATATAGACTGGGTTTGCTTTATATAATTACCAGTAAATTTATATTATTTACAAATATGATATAATATAGATGAGAAGGTGATTTTATGAGAGATCTACAAATAGTTAGCGCTCAAGAAATGCGTCTATTAGATAAACTAACACTCAAAGAAAAAGAAATGACATCTTATGAATTAATGAATCATGCGGGTAGGAGTATCTCAAACTACTTAATGATAAATGATATGTTTTCTAGTACAGATTCTATTTTAGTAATTGCCGGTACAGGTAATAACGGAGGAGATGCTTTAGTCATAGCATTGTCGCTTTTAGAACAAAATATTATTCCTAATGTTATTATTGTTGGTAATTTAGAAAATGAATCTGTGGAAAATCAAGAAGCTTTAGAAACTCTCAAAGTTAAAACAACTGCCATAACTTATGTATCTAGCGAAGAAGACATTGATGCTTTCACAAGTTTAGTTGATACTGCAACGATTATTATTGATGGAATATTTGGGATAGGACTAAGCTCCGATGTTAGAGATTATTACTCAAAAGTAATCACAATAATTAATCGTAGCTATGCACAAGTTATTAGCATCGATTTACCTTCTGGGATAAATGCAGATAACGGATTAGTCATGAAAGCAGCTGTAAAAGCTGATCATACAATTGTTATCCAAAACTATAAACAAGGTAATCTTCTTAATGATGCCTTAGATTATTCAGGACAACTTCACTTATTAGATATCGGAATCTTGCAAACATTATACGAAGAACCACAAGTTTTACTTCACAAATCATATTTGAAAAACAAACTAAACAAAAGAGTTAAGAATTCTCATAAGTATCATTTTGGTAACATCTTAACTATTGGTGGTTCTAAAGGAATGATGGGAGCTCCGTTATTAGCAGGAATATCTGCTTTATATACTGGGTCAGGGTTGTCAGCTGTTTCATATAACGAAAAGTACTTACATCATATTCATAACATTTATCCAGAAGTTATGGTGAATACTTATATTGGAATAGAAGATATTCCATCACAAGTGCGTAAAAGATCAGCAGTAATATTTGGTCCAGGTTTAGGACAAAACGATGAAGTGAATCTAGATGTTCTGAATTACTTACTTTCCTTAGATATTCCATTAATAATTGATGCTGACGGGATATTCTACTTAAAGCAATTATTGAAAGAATATAGCACCAGAAAGAATATAATTATAACTCCTCATAACCAAGAGATGGCAACTTTTCTGGGCATAGATATCGAGGATGTTAAACAAGAACCAGTTTTATTTGCTAAGAACATTGCTCATACATATAATCTAACTGTGGTTTTAAAAGGAGTTTGCACAATTATTACAAACAACGAAGAATCATACTTTAGCATTCATGGTAATCCTGGGATGGCTACAGCAGGTACTGGAGATGTTCTGTCTGGGATTATTGCGAGTTTACTAGGTCGTGGATACTCTCCACTAGAAGCTGCAAAAATTGGTGTACTAATACATTCGAAAGCTGGAGAATTGGCTTCTCATAAATACGGAGAAGAGTCTATGACGGCTACTGATGTTATAAAGAATATATATAAGGTAATAAGAGATGCGAAGTCTTAAATTACTTACACTAAACCTTCACTGTTTAGAAGAAGATAATATAAAAGAAAAGCAAATATTTATCATAGAAGAAATCCTGAAGAAAGATGTTGATATTATATTTCTACAGGAAGTAGCACAATATACTGATTCTAAAACCGTTTATGAGAATGTAAAAGAATCTAATTATGGATATCAACTTCAGCAACTACTAAAAGAAAATGGGAAAGAATATTATTTCTACTTTGATACAATTAAACACTCTTTTGACAAATATGATGAAGGGGTAGCTATCCTTTCTAAACATATTCTTTATGATGTGAAAGGAAACTACATATCTAAATCTCAAGATTATGATTATTGGAGAACAAGAAAAATGATTAAAGGAGACATTCATCGGTTGGATAAGAAAATATCTTTAGTTAGCGCACATCTTGGTTGGTCTGACAAATATGAAGTGTTTGAAGACCAAATAGATCGTTTGCTTACACATGTTGATGATAATCATGTACTTCTTATAGCTGGAGATTTTAATGTTTCTCCAAAAACTAAAGAGTATAGTTATATTATTAATAGAGGATTATCAGATCTATTTGGAAGCAATCCAAAATTCTTATTTGAACCTACTCATATTAAAGATATGGATCTTCATAAAGGTGAAACTAGGATAGATTATTTGTTTGCGAACATGAAATTAGAAGTATTAAGAAGAGAAGTATTGTTCAATAAGAATAGAGTTAGTGATCATTATGGAGTTTATATCGAGATAAGATTATAAAAATTAAGAAGGTTGCTCAAGCATCCTTTTTTTGTGCTATAATTATTATATAGTGAGGTGGTTCGATGAGAGTTTTTATAGCCATAGAGTTTGAAGACCAAGTCAAAAGATATCTTAAGGAAGTCCAAGATATTGTTAAAACGACCACTTATAATGGGAATTTTACCCATTACAATAATTTCCATCTCACTGTAAAATATATCGGTGAAATATATAATGGTGAGTATCAAGATCTATGTCAGTGTATTGATGACATTTGCTCAAATACTGCACCTTTTTCTATAAAAATAGGTGATTTAGGTTTCTTTAATAAGAAGTCCACAAACATTGTTTGGGTGGGAATTACTCGTGGAAAAGAAGAATTTGCGAGACTACATAAAATAACTGACACAGAAACAAATAGAAGTGGGTTCCCACTAGAATTACGTAAATTTAGACCACATGTAACAATTGCTAAAAAAGTTATCTTTAATAATGGAGCTGTGGCAGGAGGATTACCTTATTTTAAAGAGGAAATCGAAGTTGAAAAACTCACATTGTTCCAATCTCATAGAGTTGATGGGGTTTTAACTTATACTCCTCTATATACCCAGTTTTTAACCGGTGAAGAAGTTTGGAGACCTGCTAAAAACGTTAAGACAAATCTATTTGTAACTCAATAAGTAAGTGGTGATAATATGATACATAAAAAGAAATTAGAACTAAGATACAGTGATAGTGATCAAATGGGTGTAGTATATCATGCTAACTATTTTTCGTTCTTTGAACAAGGTCGTACTGAGATGTTAAAAGCTTTTGGAATAGATTATTATGAAATTGAAAATAGAGGTTTTATCTTCCCTGTTAGAGATGTAAATTGCACATATCTTAAAAGTGTTCGCCTTGGTGAAGAAATCTATGTGGTTACTAGTATTGTGAAAATTACTAAAGTGAGAATTGATTTCTCTCATGAATTAGTAACTAGTAATAATGAGTTGAAAGCTAAAGGAAATACTTCAATTATTTCTGTTAGGAAGAATGATTTTAGTATAGCCAAAATGGATATATATTTACCTGAAGTTTATGCATTAAAAGACAAAATAAAATAGATTATTTTGTCTTTTTTTATTCTATAACACTTTATCGCTTTACCGGACTAAAGTGCTAAAATAGGCCATTTAGTTCTTTTGTTATCGCTTTCACTACTGTATAATATTATTACAAGGTAGGTGACCAAAATGATAACATTAAATGGTAGAGGTTTAAATCTCGAGAAATTTATAGAAATTTCTCGATTTAAGGAAGAAGTGGCAATTGGTGAGGAACAGCGTTTACTCGTTTTAAAAGCACACCAATATGTACATGATGTTGTACGTAGTGAGAAACCAGTATATGGAATAAATACTGGATTTGGTAAATTAAGTGATATGTCTGTCTCTAGAGAAGATGTTAGTAAATTACAAGAGAATCTATTAAAATCTCATGCTTGTGGAGTAGGAAATCCATTTTCTGATGAAATAGTTAGAGGGATGATGCTTTTACGAGTTAATGCTTTGATTAGAGGAAATAGTGGTATTAGAATTGAAGTATTAGAAAAAATAGTTGAGATGTTGAATAAAAATGTATGTCCAGTTGTTTTTGAAAAAGGTAGTCTTGGAGCTAGTGGTGATTTAGCACCTCTTTCTCATATGAGTCTTCCGATTATTGGACTTGGTGAATGTTTTTATAAAGGTGAAAGAATGAGCACTATTGATGCTTTTAATAAAGCAGAAATAACACCAATCTCAAACCTCTTGGCAAAAGAAGGATTAAGCTTGATTAATGGTACTCAAGCAATGACAAGTGTTGGGGCTTTTACATTATATGACACAACTAAATTAGCTAAATTAGCTGACTTAAGTTTAAGCTTAACTATGGAAGCTCTACACGGAATTATTGATGCCTACGATGAGAGAGTTCATTTAGTAAGAGGTCACATTGGACAAATTAATGTAGCTGCTCATGTTAAAGTTTTACTTGAAGGAAGCGAAAATATAACTCGTCAAGGTGAAGAACGTGTTCAAGATGCTTATTCTATAAGATGCGCTCCACAAGTACACGGAGCTACCGTAGATGCTATTGAATTCGTTAAAGAGAAAATTGAAATTGAGATGAATGCGGTTACTGATAATCCTATCATTTTTGCTGAAGATGGGATTGCAATAAGTGCTGGTAATTTTCATGGGCAACCTTTAGCATTACCGTTTGATTACTTAGGTATTGCAATAAGTGAATTAGCTAATATTAGTGAAAGACGTTTAGAAAGACTAGTAAATCCAAGTTTAAGTAATGGACTTCCACCTTTCCTCGTTAAGAATCCGGGAATAAATAGTGGGTTTATGATAGTACAATATAGCGCAGCTTCACTTGTAAGCGAAAATAAAGTATTATCTCATCCTGCTAGTGTTGATTCAATTCCTAGTAGTGCTAATCAAGAAGATCATGTAAGTATGGGTACAATTGGTGCTAGAAAAGCAAATTCTATTTTAGGGAATGCTCGTAAAGTAATTGCTATGGAAATATTTACTGCTTGCCAAGCTATTGATTTAAAAAAGGCTCATAATTTAGGTAAATATACTAAAAAGGCTTATACTAAAGTAAGAGAATATATTCCATTTATTGACAATGACGTAATAATGTATCCTCATATTCATAAAGTTGAAGAATTGATTACTAGTGATGAATTATTTGAATATGTATTTAATAAATAGAGGTGATTTAAATGAATGAACAAAGAGAATATAACTTAGGTGATATTTTTTCAGAATTACCTAAGAAAAAACCATTTGTTGAAGGAATAAGAAGAGCTCCGAAAAGAGAATTTGTTTTAACTAAAGATGAAACTAAATTAGCTTTAAAGAACGCTTTAAGATATGTCCCTAAGAAATGGCATAATGAACTAGCTCCAGAATTTCTTGAAGAATTATTAACTAAAGGAAGAATATATGGATATAGATTCCGTCCCATTGAAAGAATCTTTGGTAAACCAATTGATGATTACAAGGGACAAATAGTGGAAGGGAAAGCCTTCCAAGTTATGATTGATAATAATCTTGATAATGAGATAGCTTTATATCCCTACGAATTAGTTACCTACGGTGAAACAGGAAGAGTTATGCAAAACTGGATGCAATATCATTTAGTAAAGAAATATTTAGAAGAAATGAATGATACACAAACTCTAGTTGTTATGTCTGGACATCCTCTAGGATTGTTTAAATCACACAAAACTTCTTCCAGAGTAATTTTAAGTAATGGTTTAATGATAGGGCAGTTTAATGATAGTGATAATTGGAATAGAGCGGCACAATTAGGTGTAGCTAATTATGGACAAATGACTGCAGGGGGTTGGATGTATATCGGTCCTCAAGGAATTGTTCATGGAACATATTCAACATTGTTAAATGCAGGTAGAAGTAAACTTGGAATACCTGAAAACGAGAATTTAGCTGGTAAATTATTTGTTACTTCTGGTTTAGGAGGAATGAGTGGTGCTCAAGGTAAAGCAGTTGAGATTAGTGGTGGTGTAGGTATTATAGCCGAAGTAGATCCATCTCGAATCGAAACAAGATTTAACCAAGGTTGGGTATCATATGTTGCAAACACGCCAAAAGAAGCATTTGATAAAGCTAAAGAATATATGGTAAATAAAAAACCATTAGCTATCGCTTATAGTGGTAATATTGTGGAAATACTAGAATACGCTGTTAAAGAAAATATCCATATCGATTTACTAAGTGATCAAACTAGTTGTCACGCAGTTTATGAAGGTGGATATTGTCCAGTGGGAATTACTTTCAAAGAAAGAACTGAATTGCTTGCTCATAATAAGAATAAATTTAAGGAACTAATAGATTTAGGATTAGAAAGACATTATAAGGCAATCAAAGCAATTTCTAAAAATGGAACATATTTCTTTGATTATGGTAATAGCTTTATGAAAGCTATTTATGATAGTGGAATCACTGATATCTGTGCAAATGGTAATAATGACTTAGATGGATTTATCTGGCCAAGTTATGTTGAAGATATCATGGGGCCTATCTTATTTGATTATGGATATGGACCATTTAGATGGGTATGTCTATCTAGAAGCGATGAGGATCTAAGAAAAACTGATAAAGCTGCTATGGATCAAATTGATAAAGATCGTAGATTTCAAGATTTAGATAATTATAACTGGATCAAAGATGCTGAAAAAAACAATTTAGTTGTTGGAACAAAAGCAAGAATTCTATATCAAGACGCATATGGAAGATTAAAAATTGCCCTTAAATTTAATGATATGGTACGAAATAATGAAGTTGGACCAATCATGTTAGGGAGAGATCATCATGATACCGGTGGTACCGATTCACCGTTTAGAGAAACTTCAAATATTAAAGATGGTTCAAACGTTATGAGTGAAATGGCTACTCATGTAGCCCTAGGAAATGCCTCAAGAGGTATGAGTTTAGTTGCACTTCATAATGGTGGTGGAGTTGGAATTGGTAAAGTAATTAATGGTGGTTATGGAATGGTATTGGACGGAAGTAAAAGAGTTGACGAAATTCTAGAAAACGCAATGCTGTTTGATGTAATGGGTGGAGTTTCGAGACGTTCTTGGGCTCGTAATGAAAATGCTATATCAACTGCAAAAGAGTATAATAACTTGGATAATAATTCGGAAATTACAATTCCATATTTAACTGAAGAAGAACTTGTTAGTAATTTAGTTAACAAGAATTACGTAAAAGGTGGTAAATAATGAAAATAGTACAATGTGTTCCTAATTTTAGTGAAGGAAGAGATTTAGAAAAAGTAGAAGAAATTGTAAGTGTATTAAAGAATAAAGAAGGATTTAAGTTAGTTAGTTATGAACCAGATAAAGATTATAATAGAACTGTAGTAACTTTGCTTGGAAACCCTAATGATATCATTGAAGCTTTAATACCTTTTACCAAAAAGTGTTTAGACCTAATTGATATGAATCACCAAACAGGAGAACATTCAAGAATGGGTGCAATAGATGTAATACCATTTATTCCAATCCAAGATACAACAATGGATGAATGTGTTGAATATGCAAACACGGTAGCTAAAAAGATAAATGAAGAGTTTTCTATTCCTATCTTTATGTATGCTGAAGCAGCAAACATTAAAGCTAGAGTTAAATTACCTAATATCCGTAAAGGTGAATTTGAAGGAATGAAAGAAAAAATCAAATTAGAAAAATGGTATCCTGATTATGGTAATGCAGAAATTCATCCAACATTTGGGGTTATTGGTGTTGGTGCTCGAATTCCTTTAATTGCTTACAACATTGATTTGGATACAGAAAATACTAAAAGAACTGGGTTTATTGCTAGAACTATTCGTTTTAGTAGTGGAGGATATCGTTTTATTCAAGCCGGTCCTGTATTCTTAGAATCAAGAGGACAC
Coding sequences within it:
- the nnr gene encoding Bifunctional NAD(P)H-hydrate repair enzyme Nnr, encoding MRDLQIVSAQEMRLLDKLTLKEKEMTSYELMNHAGRSISNYLMINDMFSSTDSILVIAGTGNNGGDALVIALSLLEQNIIPNVIIVGNLENESVENQEALETLKVKTTAITYVSSEEDIDAFTSLVDTATIIIDGIFGIGLSSDVRDYYSKVITIINRSYAQVISIDLPSGINADNGLVMKAAVKADHTIVIQNYKQGNLLNDALDYSGQLHLLDIGILQTLYEEPQVLLHKSYLKNKLNKRVKNSHKYHFGNILTIGGSKGMMGAPLLAGISALYTGSGLSAVSYNEKYLHHIHNIYPEVMVNTYIGIEDIPSQVRKRSAVIFGPGLGQNDEVNLDVLNYLLSLDIPLIIDADGIFYLKQLLKEYSTRKNIIITPHNQEMATFLGIDIEDVKQEPVLFAKNIAHTYNLTVVLKGVCTIITNNEESYFSIHGNPGMATAGTGDVLSGIIASLLGRGYSPLEAAKIGVLIHSKAGELASHKYGEESMTATDVIKNIYKVIRDAKS
- the mapP gene encoding Maltose 6'-phosphate phosphatase produces the protein MRSLKLLTLNLHCLEEDNIKEKQIFIIEEILKKDVDIIFLQEVAQYTDSKTVYENVKESNYGYQLQQLLKENGKEYYFYFDTIKHSFDKYDEGVAILSKHILYDVKGNYISKSQDYDYWRTRKMIKGDIHRLDKKISLVSAHLGWSDKYEVFEDQIDRLLTHVDDNHVLLIAGDFNVSPKTKEYSYIINRGLSDLFGSNPKFLFEPTHIKDMDLHKGETRIDYLFANMKLEVLRREVLFNKNRVSDHYGVYIEIRL
- the ligT gene encoding 2'-5'-RNA ligase → MRVFIAIEFEDQVKRYLKEVQDIVKTTTYNGNFTHYNNFHLTVKYIGEIYNGEYQDLCQCIDDICSNTAPFSIKIGDLGFFNKKSTNIVWVGITRGKEEFARLHKITDTETNRSGFPLELRKFRPHVTIAKKVIFNNGAVAGGLPYFKEEIEVEKLTLFQSHRVDGVLTYTPLYTQFLTGEEVWRPAKNVKTNLFVTQ
- the ybgC gene encoding Acyl-CoA thioester hydrolase YbgC, which produces MIHKKKLELRYSDSDQMGVVYHANYFSFFEQGRTEMLKAFGIDYYEIENRGFIFPVRDVNCTYLKSVRLGEEIYVVTSIVKITKVRIDFSHELVTSNNELKAKGNTSIISVRKNDFSIAKMDIYLPEVYALKDKIK
- the hutH gene encoding Histidine ammonia-lyase translates to MITLNGRGLNLEKFIEISRFKEEVAIGEEQRLLVLKAHQYVHDVVRSEKPVYGINTGFGKLSDMSVSREDVSKLQENLLKSHACGVGNPFSDEIVRGMMLLRVNALIRGNSGIRIEVLEKIVEMLNKNVCPVVFEKGSLGASGDLAPLSHMSLPIIGLGECFYKGERMSTIDAFNKAEITPISNLLAKEGLSLINGTQAMTSVGAFTLYDTTKLAKLADLSLSLTMEALHGIIDAYDERVHLVRGHIGQINVAAHVKVLLEGSENITRQGEERVQDAYSIRCAPQVHGATVDAIEFVKEKIEIEMNAVTDNPIIFAEDGIAISAGNFHGQPLALPFDYLGIAISELANISERRLERLVNPSLSNGLPPFLVKNPGINSGFMIVQYSAASLVSENKVLSHPASVDSIPSSANQEDHVSMGTIGARKANSILGNARKVIAMEIFTACQAIDLKKAHNLGKYTKKAYTKVREYIPFIDNDVIMYPHIHKVEELITSDELFEYVFNK
- the hutU gene encoding Urocanate hydratase, which codes for MNEQREYNLGDIFSELPKKKPFVEGIRRAPKREFVLTKDETKLALKNALRYVPKKWHNELAPEFLEELLTKGRIYGYRFRPIERIFGKPIDDYKGQIVEGKAFQVMIDNNLDNEIALYPYELVTYGETGRVMQNWMQYHLVKKYLEEMNDTQTLVVMSGHPLGLFKSHKTSSRVILSNGLMIGQFNDSDNWNRAAQLGVANYGQMTAGGWMYIGPQGIVHGTYSTLLNAGRSKLGIPENENLAGKLFVTSGLGGMSGAQGKAVEISGGVGIIAEVDPSRIETRFNQGWVSYVANTPKEAFDKAKEYMVNKKPLAIAYSGNIVEILEYAVKENIHIDLLSDQTSCHAVYEGGYCPVGITFKERTELLAHNKNKFKELIDLGLERHYKAIKAISKNGTYFFDYGNSFMKAIYDSGITDICANGNNDLDGFIWPSYVEDIMGPILFDYGYGPFRWVCLSRSDEDLRKTDKAAMDQIDKDRRFQDLDNYNWIKDAEKNNLVVGTKARILYQDAYGRLKIALKFNDMVRNNEVGPIMLGRDHHDTGGTDSPFRETSNIKDGSNVMSEMATHVALGNASRGMSLVALHNGGGVGIGKVINGGYGMVLDGSKRVDEILENAMLFDVMGGVSRRSWARNENAISTAKEYNNLDNNSEITIPYLTEEELVSNLVNKNYVKGGK
- a CDS encoding hypothetical protein (Formiminotransferase domain, N-terminal subdomain): MKIVQCVPNFSEGRDLEKVEEIVSVLKNKEGFKLVSYEPDKDYNRTVVTLLGNPNDIIEALIPFTKKCLDLIDMNHQTGEHSRMGAIDVIPFIPIQDTTMDECVEYANTVAKKINEEFSIPIFMYAEAANIKARVKLPNIRKGEFEGMKEKIKLEKWYPDYGNAEIHPTFGVIGVGARIPLIAYNIDLDTENTKRTGFIARTIRFSSGGYRFIQAGPVFLESRGHTQVTMNILDYTKNPIYRVLEAVKMEARRYNINVPSCELVGLIPKTALLKTIKYYFQVEGRDFNEDMSLEEITKYSIEYIGFRDFDKSKIIEANI